In Taeniopygia guttata chromosome Z, bTaeGut7.mat, whole genome shotgun sequence, one genomic interval encodes:
- the DNAJC25 gene encoding dnaJ homolog subfamily C member 25 precursor (The RefSeq protein has 1 substitution compared to this genomic sequence) has protein sequence MAAAAAARWSPGGRWALCLCLCAALLPRPARGLTDRLYCGRRVCYEVLGVSRQASKAEIARAYRQLARQYHPDRYRGEPAGGEGGGAQAAHEKFLLIAAAYETLKVYKQEQEEELKKKMAIDPRWKRYRRWMKNEGPGRLTFIDD, from the exons atggcggcggcggcggcggcgcggtgGTGTCCGGGCGGCCGCTGGGCgctctgcctgtgcctgtgtgcggcgctgctgccgcggcCGGCGCGGGGCCTCACCGACCGCCTCTACTGCGGCCGCCGAGTCTGCTACGAGGTGCTGGGAGTCAGCCGGCAGGCCAGCAAGGCGGAGATCGCCCGCGCCTACCGGCAGCTGGCCCGGCAGTACCACCCCGACCGCTACCGCGGGGAGCCCGCGGGCGGTGAGGGCGGCGGGGCGCAGGCGGCGCACGAGAAGTTCCTGCTCATCGCCGCCGCCTACGAGACCCTCAAG GTGTATaaacaagaacaagaggaggAGTTAAAGAAGAAGATGGCCATTGATCCCCGATGGAAGAGATACCGGCGGTGGATGAAAAATGAAGGACCAGGAAGACTGACTTTCATTGATGACTGA
- the DNAJC25 gene encoding dnaJ homolog subfamily C member 25 isoform X1, whose translation MAAAAAARWCPGGRWALCLCLCAALLPRPARGLTDRLYCGRRVCYEVLGVSRQASKAEIARAYRQLARQYHPDRYRGEPAGGEGGGAQAAHEKFLLIAAAYETLKDEETRKDYDYMLDHPEEYYRHYYHYYRRRLAPKVDVTIVILVTVCAISVFQFFSWWSSYNEAINYLASVPKYRIQATEIARQQGLLNKTKEKGKNRRSKEEIREEEEEIIKDIIKNKIDIKGGYQKPKIYDILLFQILLAPFYWCKYIVWYCWWIYCFTIKGQEYGVEEKLYIIRRYMKMSQSQFDSLEDHQKQTFLERQLWIRENYEVYKQEQEEELKKKMAIDPRWKRYRRWMKNEGPGRLTFIDD comes from the exons atggcggcggcggcggcggcgcggtgGTGTCCGGGCGGCCGCTGGGCgctctgcctgtgcctgtgtgcggcgctgctgccgcggcCGGCGCGGGGCCTCACCGACCGCCTCTACTGCGGCCGCCGAGTCTGCTACGAGGTGCTGGGAGTCAGCCGGCAGGCCAGCAAGGCGGAGATCGCCCGCGCCTACCGGCAGCTGGCCCGGCAGTACCACCCCGACCGCTACCGCGGGGAGCCCGCGGGCGGTGAGGGCGGCGGGGCGCAGGCGGCGCACGAGAAGTTCCTGCTCATCGCCGCCGCCTACGAGACCCTCAAG GATGAAGAAACACGTAAAGATTATGACTACATGCTGGATCATCCTGAAGAGTATTACAGGCATTACTACCACTACTATCGCAGGAGACTGGCACCTAAAGTAGACGTCACAATAGTGATCCTAGTTACAGTGTGTGCCATCTCCGTGTTTCAG TTCTTCAGCTGGTGGAGTAGTTACAATGAAGCTATCAACTACTTAGCATCTGTGCCAAAATACCGTATACAAGCTACTGAGATTGCCAGGCAACAAGGTTTACTCAACAAGACTAAAGAAAAAGGCAAGAACAGGAGGTCTAAAGAAGAAATTcgtgaagaggaggaagaaattatcaaagacattattaaaaataaaatagatataAAGGGTGGTTATCAGAAGCCCAAAATATATGATATCCTTCTATTTCAGATCCTTCTTGCTCCTTTTTACTGGTGCAAATACATAGTTTGGTACTGTTGGTGGATTTATTGTTTCACTATTAAAGGGCAAGAGTATGGTGTGGAAGAGAAGTTGTACATCATACGAAGGTACATGAAAATGTCTCAGTCTCAGTTTGACAGCCTGGAAGATCATCAAAAACAGACCTTTCTTGAACGGCAACTGTGGATACGGGAAAACTATGAG GTGTATaaacaagaacaagaggaggAGTTAAAGAAGAAGATGGCCATTGATCCCCGATGGAAGAGATACCGGCGGTGGATGAAAAATGAAGGACCAGGAAGACTGACTTTCATTGATGACTGA